DNA from Lagenorhynchus albirostris chromosome 15, mLagAlb1.1, whole genome shotgun sequence:
TGTATTTTTACCTCCATGGCGTTCCTTTAGGACCGCTCTCAGTGTCTGTCCAGTACCCCTGCCGAGCCTGCTTGTTGGTCCTCAGCCACTTACCTCCTGGTGAGACTGAGCGGGGGCCTCTGGGGGACCACCAGAGCTGCAGGTGGTCAGGACAGAGCGGGGGAGTCCTACACATCCACACCTGCCCATCCCTGGCCTCTGACTGTGTTCTCAACAGGATGGCAAAGAGATTCACACGTGGGGTGAACCAGTTCTTGGCAAATGGATTTTCCAAGTGTGGCTTTTGTCCTGATTCTCCGGTGAAGGAGTGTTTGCCTAAACGGAATTCCTCCTCTGCAGCCGTACTTGGATCTGGGCGCCGTCAGTGTTCATCGTGGCTTATAAAGTGGACGCCTGCTGCCCCTTCAGTACAGCTGGCAGAGGCTTCCCTTCTTCCCCGTGTCACCTGGTTCCCACGGGACACACTGGCGTTGTGGCGTCTGTGTGAACTTGAAACCTGAGTCCACAAGTACACCTGTCTGCAGTACATGGGTAATTCTTTTCACCACCTGTTTACTCTTGGCCTAGAAATGAGGAGGTGCCATGAGAGGAGCTGGTCTCACGTTCTATGTGTTCCTATCACGTAAAATGACGTATTTCTGGCTGCCAACACCTGTGCATCAACCAAAGATGATGAACTTGACCATGATGAAGGCAAAGGTGGAAGTGTTGAACTTACTGGGAACTAGGAGAGGAAACATGCTTTCATGGCCAACTTTCAGTGCAAGAGGCCTACAGAGGTCAGAAATGTCTACACAGAAGGACGTGGCTATACGCTTCCATGTCAGAGTTGCCGAAGTAGTTGTGGAAACTTAAGAACTGAGTAAAACGGCCGTGTCCAGTTAGCCCCGTTGGGACAAAGGAGCTTTTGGTTCCCACAGTCTCGAGCTTTTACATCCCAGAGTAGTAGTTCATCCATCCACCCCGGATGCAGTCAACACAACATGACTAACCCCACCAGTGACACTAGCTAAGCTGTCATTTCCCCAAACAATCCCACAGAAGCACAGAAAAGAGCTCACTGTAGCAGCACAGCATTAATAAACTAGTCACACGCACTGCTGCTTCATGATCAGCAGCAGTGATGGCTTTCTAAGAATAAAAAGTTCTTCATAAACTTTACAAAGATGTTTATTTGTTTCACGGAATTTAAGCTGCTCATTTGGTCAGATAAAAAATTAGAGGTGAACAATGGCTTACGTGTTTAAAATAGATCATCAGTTTTATTCCCCTAGTTCcataaaaacaatgtaaatacaAGTGATCTGTACATCTTGCTGGTGAATTCACATAATGCTGTAACTCCCTGGTCCTTTGATTGCCTCTCCTCTCTAGTTACTCTGTTCTGTTCTGACAACTGGCCACTGGAGTGGAGTGGAGTTGGGGCTTACAAGAGAACGCTATGGCTATTTGGTATGataatttgttttattgcttGCCCTTTCAGTCCACTCCCATTCAAGCCCTTAAACCTGTAGGAATCCCTATTGGCTTTTTTGCATAGGCATTACTCACGAGTTGAATGGTTGGGAGGCCGGTGAGGAAGGTGGTTAGGAGCCCAGAGCCAACTGTTCACACACAGACAGCAACACAGAAGTGCTGGTCCTGTCCTCATGAGGAATTACCTAGCACTGGTGCCATCTCTCTCTGATGTGGACGTGTCCTGGGAATTAGACCCCAGAAAGGCAGTCTAATTCCAACTTTAAATTGCTAAAACCTTTTGGCAGTGGGCTAACGGCTTtaaaagggggggtgggggtgggataaTAGATCCACTTTAAAGATCTTGCAAGTGGAGAATCTGGCTCACAAAGATTCTCATAAAAGTTAACTGAAATAACTGATTGACATGGGTTACTATGGGCTAACGAGGAAAACCTGTCAATAGTCAGATCTCAGTAAAACCAGGATGATCAGTTTATAGTTCCTTGAGTTTTCTGATTGTCACAAATGTAGTTaatcaaaccaaaaaactaaaataaaaaatctgggAGCCAGAAAGATAAATGCAACCCCTGAACCATGGTGGCAGGGCAGTTACACTGGGGTTCCTGGGGTGCAGCCAGTGTCCCGTCAGTGATGCTGAAGCCCACGGGAATAGATTCCTGCTCCGTTGCTTGCTCCTGACTGGCTCAAGGAGAAAGTCTCAACTGAGATCTGTGTGCTTGCATTTCTGTTCTTAACCAATGTCCCAAACAGAGAACGAGGGGCCTAAAGTCACACGCCCTTTACCTGGTAAACTAGCTCCGTCCCTGCCCGGcctatattattattttgcggttgTCTCCCATTTACAGCAACTGCtagtaattttacttttttagagagtgatacaaaatctttttttgcatacATAATtttaactcaattaaaaatataagtagcaACACAATGTAAACACTGTGACACTAGTTCTGGAATGTCTGAAGTCTGAGACAGAGTTAGTCAGGCCAAGATTGTCTCAGCTTTGCGTATATGTACAGTGTCCAGATTCCTGAGGACACATGCGTCCGGGGCCAACTGATGCCATTACTATTGGATGAAGTTTCCGTGTTTTACCGAAACAGAGACAAATGATTCTGACCTACTTTGATGAAGTTTGGGAAAAATCAGCTGAGGCAGGCCCCATCATGTCCAGATATGAAGGTGTCTTGGGATCAGTGAAACGTACCAgaaatacttgtttttctttccccccaaaCAAGTGTAATGAACGTCAAAGTGTTGATGCTAATTAAGATCCTGATTCCATATTGTGAAGTCTTAAATTCTGCTTCATTAATTGTAGCACTGGCAGCTGTTCTGCACATTACTGCATATTAAAACGAAGGCCGCCTGACAGCAAATATTAGAGGAAAGGGAACTTTAAAAACCAGCTTAATGAATCGCTGCCCTTTAAGAACTTGAGCAAAGATTAACCCCTGAGGCTTCTTTCTGCACGCAGACCCTCACCAGTGATCCTCCAGAAGGAACATTTCCTGGCTGACAGTTTTGTTTCAGATGATAACTCAATGGCGATGCTTTGCTGACACTGTAGATGATGCAGACAAGCCCTATGATGAATAGCATCACCAAAACttataaagcaaaaaaattacAGTGATTTGAAACCCTGAATTTTTGCTGGCAAAAGTAAATGCTATTCACGAGAAGACAGCAGCTagcccctgcctcacccccaccAGAAACCCTACATCATAAAACCAGTCCAAAATGTATCATTTCAAAGAAGTAGGTTTTCAGGCCCACAGTTGAAGAGTTTATCAAGGCTTTGCAGCTGGAGGTTTAAAAATTCCCACTTTCCGAAAATACCTGACAATCAGGGGCACGGAAAATAAGGTAATGCTTATCCTCACGGGTGCAAACAGCTTGTGGATGGCATAGGCCACCACAAAAGTACTTGTGCCTGCTGCCATTTTCGACTGTACCAGTGACTCTTTAAACCCGAGCTTAAGCAGGATGGCTGACATGTCCACACcactggaggggagagaggcaaaCAGACAAACACAAAAGGGATAGAGTTAACCGATCAATTTGGCTATGAcatttacagtattttaaaaaatgtgatgaaaGTAGCTAGATGAATATAAAGTCTTAGGAAAAAAGTTCTTATTCCCAAAGACACTTGGATGGCAGCGAAAAACAAATATCTACTACTGTCAAAATCTTACCTTGAAACAACCATGTAAAACATGCCCAAAGAGATTAATGAGATTCCAATGTGCAGTGACACGCCAACGGCACCATATTCTTGAAAGATCTTTTTCAGCTGCTGCGACttgctttgctttttctcctctgtaCTGCTGATGTTGCCGCCTGTTGTCACAGTGATTTTGCTGGTGTCCTGCGCACAAGCCAAAGAAGGGGAGACGCTTTAGGGCAGGAGCAAGGATGTTAGTGGTCATCAGCAGCTTCAGATTCAGGCAGCGTTCTGCTCTTTCCTGTCCAGTGAGAGATAAGTTACTATCTTTCTTTGTCAGCTGAGGCTAATGCCTGCTAAGCCACTGAGTGCAGTGAAGGGCTGGGTACCAGGTATGATGGGCAGAACGATGGCCCCTAAGATGTCTAGGTCCtagtccccagaacctgtgaatatgttaccttacgtgGCAGAAGGATTTTGCAGGtgggattaagttaaggatctgcGATGGGCAAATCATCCGGATTTTCTGAGTGGGACCAGTGGGACCTTAATCATAAGGGTCCTGTGAGTGGACACAGcggggcaggagggtcagagaagCAGACGTGAGGACAGCAGCAGAGTCAGATTTGCAGAGATTTGTGCTGCTGGCTCTGAAGACAGAGGAAAAGGCCACGAGCCAAGGAGTGCAGCACCTCCAGAAGCTGGACAAGgcaggaaatggattctcccgtAGAGCCActggaaggaaccagccctgcccacacacTGACTTTAGCTCTGTGAGACCCCGTTTGGGCTTCTGACCTCCAGGGCTGTCAAAGAATAAATGTGTGTCGTTTAATGCCTCCAGGTTTGTGGTGACGTGACAACCATGCTAGACTCTACAAGACAGTGGGTACGAAATAAAACGGAGCAAAAGCCGTGACGTATCTACTTCTGGAATCAAGATTTACCCCTGAGATCTGAACGGAGAAAGGGAGGGCTAGTTCTCCGGCCATAAATGCAGCGGCCGGGTTAGTACAGAAAGTATTCATTGCGTGGGGTGTTTGTTAACAATTACTGAGCATCTACAGGGCCTGGAATGtttgggagaaataaaaacaaccttggattaaaaagacaaaactccTCAATATGGAGAGTGCCTTTTACATCAAAGGGTTTCTTCAGCTCTAACGACAGACCTCAGAGCTCTTCTCACAGGCAGCATCTGGGTCAGTCAGCTCCGGCTACTGACTTTGCAGCGGGACGGCTGCTTTCTTGTATTTTTAGAACATGCTGCAGTGGAGCCATGCTTCAAAGGCTgcggtgggggtggtggggtggggacacaTGACATG
Protein-coding regions in this window:
- the FAM210B gene encoding protein FAM210B, mitochondrial codes for the protein MAGLLALLCPTGRVGARVRSRAAWLLGAAAPRAPPPLFLPLLGTGLDAPLLHAARGNCHGRQDTSKITVTTGGNISSTEEKKQSKSQQLKKIFQEYGAVGVSLHIGISLISLGMFYMVVSSGVDMSAILLKLGFKESLVQSKMAAGTSTFVVAYAIHKLFAPVRISITLFSVPLIVRYFRKVGIFKPPAAKP